From one Agrobacterium vitis genomic stretch:
- a CDS encoding Fic family protein: MSSRKNNEVVRTKMATPNEKLADALQALKTLQDGGRRIFKSDEFSRLHRERLTRSGFLQEVIRGWQMSTAPQSQDGDTTLWYASFWEFCSLYCNDRFGREWHLSPEQSMLLHAEATAIPPQVIVNSPKATGNNLSLLFGTSIYDLKTKQMPPREDLIEKNGLRFYTADAALVKVAEAFFQRSPIEAQIVLKSMRDVSGVLGRLLDGGHSAVAGRLAGAFRRIGKGEFADDILKTMKGAMYDVRETDPFDQNQQVSTLAVGGSPIVARLNAIWESQRQAVLDVFPAAPGLPSDTVAFMKSVEDIYKNDAYHSLSIEGYSVTPELIDRVRAGTWDPDVDQQDRQNRDALAARGYWQAFQSVKESVTEILRGAPAGAVIRKQHRDWYRELFGPSVAAGILKPSALAGYRNHPVYLRGSWHVPPRSEAVPDGMETLFDLLEKESEPAVRAVLGHWLIGYVHPYPDGNGRMARFLMNAMFASGGFPWAVVRVEDRSTYLAGLGQASVHMNVKPFAEFIAERTSWSMSKAL, encoded by the coding sequence GTGAGTTCGCGCAAGAACAACGAGGTCGTGAGAACCAAAATGGCTACACCAAATGAAAAGTTGGCTGACGCCCTGCAAGCCCTCAAAACATTGCAGGATGGCGGGCGTCGAATATTCAAGTCCGACGAGTTCAGCCGACTACACCGAGAGCGCCTTACACGGAGCGGATTTCTCCAAGAAGTCATCCGCGGCTGGCAAATGTCAACGGCACCCCAGTCCCAAGACGGCGACACAACCCTTTGGTACGCTTCATTCTGGGAGTTCTGCTCCCTCTACTGCAACGACCGCTTTGGACGGGAATGGCATCTGTCACCGGAACAATCGATGCTACTCCACGCAGAAGCAACTGCGATTCCGCCCCAGGTGATCGTCAACAGTCCAAAGGCAACGGGCAACAATTTATCACTGCTTTTTGGCACATCCATCTACGATCTCAAGACCAAGCAAATGCCACCGCGCGAGGATCTCATCGAGAAAAACGGATTGAGGTTCTATACTGCGGACGCCGCCCTGGTAAAAGTTGCTGAAGCGTTTTTCCAAAGATCACCTATCGAAGCCCAGATCGTGCTGAAATCCATGCGCGATGTGTCGGGTGTCCTCGGTCGATTACTCGACGGAGGGCATTCGGCCGTGGCAGGCCGCCTGGCCGGGGCATTTCGGCGCATAGGAAAAGGCGAGTTCGCCGACGATATCTTGAAAACGATGAAAGGCGCGATGTACGACGTTAGAGAGACCGACCCGTTCGATCAAAACCAGCAAGTCTCCACCTTAGCTGTCGGTGGATCTCCCATTGTGGCGCGCCTCAATGCTATATGGGAAAGCCAGCGTCAGGCGGTCCTCGATGTTTTTCCTGCTGCACCCGGACTTCCCTCGGACACAGTCGCTTTCATGAAATCGGTCGAGGACATATACAAGAACGACGCATACCATTCACTTTCGATCGAAGGCTACAGCGTTACTCCGGAACTCATTGATCGCGTGCGCGCTGGTACGTGGGATCCGGATGTGGATCAGCAGGATAGGCAAAACCGGGACGCCCTGGCAGCACGCGGTTATTGGCAGGCATTTCAGAGCGTGAAGGAATCTGTTACTGAGATTCTCCGCGGTGCACCGGCAGGAGCCGTTATCCGTAAACAACATAGGGATTGGTACCGCGAACTGTTCGGCCCGTCGGTCGCCGCAGGTATTCTGAAACCCAGCGCCCTCGCGGGCTATCGAAACCACCCTGTATATCTCCGCGGATCATGGCATGTACCACCGCGTTCCGAAGCAGTTCCGGATGGAATGGAGACCCTGTTCGATCTACTGGAGAAGGAAAGCGAGCCAGCGGTTAGGGCAGTCCTTGGCCACTGGTTGATAGGCTATGTTCATCCCTACCCTGACGGCAACGGACGGATGGCGCGCTTCCTGATGAACGCCATGTTCGCCTCGGGTGGGTTTCCATGGGCAGTGGTTAGGGTTGAGGATCGGTCAACTTATTTGGCCGGCCTTGGACAGGCGAGCGTCCACATGAACGTCAAACCGTTCGCGGAATTCATCGCTGAGCGCACCTCTTGGTCGATGAGTAAGGCACTCTAA